The segment GGCACCGGACGGGTCTATGTCCAGGGCCAGTTGCTCACGCACGCCGACGAGGTGTCGCTCGATCCGTCGGTGCGGTCGGTGCGGGTGAGCGAGGCGGAGTCCGTGACGCGCTGGTCGGTCACGGACGCCTTCGATCTGGAGCAGCGGGTCACGGTCAGCGGTACGACGGCCGCCGACTCACGGGTCACCGTCACCACCCGGATCACGGACGTCCGTACCGAGCGGCACCGCTTCCGCATCGAGTACCTCTGGGACACCGCGGTCGCCGGGGACGACGGTCCGGTGGTCCAGCCCGGTGCCGCCGGGGCGTCGTTCCGGCCCTTCGAACCCGTCGACTCGACGGAACAGACCTTCGAGCGCAGTACGGGCGACCTCGCCGTCGCCGACAAGTACGCCAACCCCGGCTCCCCCACCTTCGCCGTCGCCGTCTCCGGCACCGGAAACGCCCGGGCGGTGCCCGACCAGGTGCAGTTCGTCTGTCTGGCGGAGGCGGTGTTCGCCCCGATTGGGGGGTACGTCACCGATCCGGCCCGCGATATCAGCAGCCCCGCGTCGGACTGCCGTCCGCCGACCGGCGGGCCCGACTCCGGTCTGCTGCTGCTCTGGTCACGGGACGCGGCCGAGGACGACGCCACGGTCGCGGCGGTGCTGCGGATGAGCCCGGCGGCCCCGTACGCGAGCACGCTGCGGGCGGGACCGGTCTCCCTGAGTTCGGCGACCGCCACCCTGACCGACACGGCCACCGGCCGTCCGGTCGCCGGCCGCGGCCTCGTCTTCACCTCGGGCGGGCGGGTCCGGTGCACCGTGGTCACGGACGGCGACGGGCGGGCGACCTGCGACGCGCTGCTCGGCGGGCTGCTGGGGTACGACGTGGACTTCGCGGGCGACGCGATCTGGGCGGCGGCTCATGCTCACGGCGGGCTGCCGAGGGGCGCGGAAGAGGGCGGCGGCGGGGAGGCTTAGGTCATGTCCGGCGGGTCCGTGGGGCGGCATACTCGTCGGGAGCCGACCGTACGGAACGAAAGCGTGGCACAGCAGCCTCATGGCCCCCAACGAGACCGGTGCGGACAGCCCGGGACACCCCGGCGGAGAACGGCCTTCGGAACCGGGGCCCGTCCCGCCGCCGGGCGGCGGCTTCGCCTGGGAGCTGCTGCTGCCCGCGGCCGCCGCGCCGGCCCGGCGGCGCGGCCGCACCCTTCAGTCGGCGCTCCGGGACGCCGTACGGTCGGGCAGGCTGGCGGCCGGCACCCGGCTGCCCTCGAGTCGGGAGCTGGCCGCCGATCTGGGCGTCTCACGGGGCCTGATCACCGAGGCGTACGAGCAGTTGACGGCCGAGGGCTATCTCCGCAGCGACCGTGGTTCGGGCACCTGGGTGGGGGACGCGGTGCGCCCGGGCGGTACGGCGGCCCCCGGCCCCGTACGGGAACGGCCCTCGCCGGTGGTGGACTTCCGGCCGGGCAGACCGGATCTGTCGCTCTTCCCCCGGGCGGCGTGGGCGGCGGCGCAGCGGACCGTCCTCGGCTCGCTGCCGCACCGGGCGCTGAGCTACCCCGACCCGCGGGGGCTGCCCGGGCTGCGGTCCGCGCTGGCGGCGCTGCTGACCCGGCGGCGGGGGGTGGTCGCGGACCCGGACCGGCTGGTGGTGTGTGCGGGGGTCACCCAGGCCACGACCCTGCTCGGGCTGGTTCTGCACGGGCACGGGGAGCGGGCCGTCGGCGTCGAGGATCCCGGCAGTCCGGTGCACGGGCCGGTGTTCGACGCCTGTGGGCTGCGGATGACGGCCCTGCCGCTGGACGGCGAAGGGCTGGCGATGGAACCCCTGCGGCGCAGTGGGGTACGGACGGTGATGACCACGCCCTCGCACCAGTTCCCCACCGGAATCGCCTATTCGCCCCGGCGCCGGACGGAACTCCTCGACTGGGCGCGTTCGGTGTCCGGGCTGGTCGTGGAGGACGACTACGACGGCGATTTCCGCTACGACCGGGCGCCGGTGGGCGCGCTCCAGGGACTGGACCCGGACCGGGTGGCCTACACCGGTTCGGTGAGCAAGTCGCTGGCGCCCGGGCTGCGGATGGGCTGGCTGCTGGTGCCGGGACCGCTGGTCGACGAGGTGGTGGAGCGGAAGCGGACGATCGACCTCGGCAACCCGGCGCTGGATCAGGCCGTGATGGCGCATTTCGTCGAGCGCGGTGACTACGACCGGCAGTTGCGGCGCTGTCAGCGCGCGTACCGGGAGCGGCGGGATGTGCTCGTGGGCGCGCTGGCGGAGCACTTCCCCGGTACGGAGGTGAGCGGGATCGCGGCGGGGCTGCACATCATCGCCGGGCTTCCGCGGCGGTACGGGCCGCAGGACCGGTTCGTGGCGGCGGCGCGGGAGTCGGGGGTGGCGCTGCGGACGCTGGCGGAGCACGAGATGACGGCGGCGGGGGCGGATTCGGCGGAGGGGGTACGGCTGGTGCTGGGGTATGCGCATCTGGCGCCGTCGGAGATCGTACGGGGGGTCGCGCTGCTGGCCGCGGGGGTGCCGGGGCGGTAGCTCGCGCTGTTGGCGACGGGGCGCGGGGCGGGGCAACCGGTGGTCGGATCTGGCGAGTTCTCGCCACGAGGACCCGGGCCTGTGGGGAAAACCGCAGGTGGGGGCGGGGGTACGGGTACCGGGGTCGAGGTACCGGGGTGGGCCGGAGCGGGTGCGGGGGCCGCTGCGGGGGCGGCGTTGTCAGTGGTCGGCCCTACGGTCCGTTCCATGACGCGATCAGTGCAGGCACTCGCCTACGCCCGGCCCTCCGCGCTCCGTTCCGGTGCGGACGGGAGCCTCCTCGGACTGGAGACCTCGGGCGGGCTCACCCCGGCCGGGGCCGAGGACAGTCCGACGTTCTTCTCCGGATTCCTCGACTCGCCGCAGACGGCGGCCCGCGGGCTGCTGGCCGTCGCCGATGTGGCGGCCGCCCGGTATGTGCGGCCGGAGCTGCGCCGGCTGCTCGACCCGGTGGTGACGGGGAACGGGGACCGGCTGCGGTTCGAGTCCTTCTCCGGCTGCTGTGGGGTGTACGCCCGGCTGGATGTGCTGCGGGAGGGGCTCGGCGGGGCGGAGACCGGCCGTGGGACGACCAATGTGGACGTCAACGACCCGCTGCGGAACGCGCTGTCGCGGATGACCGGTGACAGTCCGCTCCATCTGCGGGTGGGCCCGGGGGAGATGGCGGTCACCACTCTTGACGGCTCGGTGGTGGAGAAGAAGGTTCCGCTGCCGGACCGCTGGCTGCGGGGGTTCGCCGAGGCCCAGGTGGCGACGGCCGGATTCGATCTGCGGGCGGAGCTGTCGGCGGCGGAGGCGGTGCGGTTTCTGCGGTCGCTGCCCCGGTCCCGGTCCGGCGGTTCGTCGCGGGGGGCGATGTGGGTGGTCCCTTCGGGGCGGACGCTGCGGCCGACGAGCCGGCCGGTGGCGGGCGCGGTGTGTCTGCCGGGGCCGGAGCGGCTGGAGGCGCTGGGCCGGGTGCTGCGACAGGCGACGGCCCTGCGGGTGTACGGTCCCGCCGCGGTCGACGGCACCCCGGTGCCGACGGCGTGGGAGCTGGTGCTGCCGGGCATGCGGCTGACGCTGACGCTCTCCCCCGACGCCTGGCGGGGTTTCTCCGGCGAGGGCGGGGTGCTGGAGTCGCTGTCGGAGGAGGAGGCCGAGCAGGACGCGGAGCTGCTGTCGGTGCTGCTGGCCTGGGAGCCGGAGATCGACCCGGCGGAGCTGGCGGACCGCTCCGGTCTGCCGGTGGCCCGGGTCCGGGCGGGTCTGGTCCGGCTGGGGACCTCGGGCCGGGTGGGGTACGACGTGGCGGACGCCGCGTACTTCCACCGGGAACTTCCCTATGACGCCGGGCGGGTGGAGCGGCACAATCCGCGGCTCGTCGCCGCCCGGGAGCTGCTGGCCGCCGGGGCGGTGGCGCCGGACCCGGACGGGGTGTCGGCCGCGGTGGCCTCCGGCGAGCGCACCTATCGGGTGCGGGACGCGGGCGGGCGGCTGCGCTGCACCTGCGCCTGGTGGGCCGAGCACCAGGGCGGCCGGGGGCCGTGCAAGCACGCGCTCGCGGTACGCATGGTGCGCCGTGGCGCGGCCGCGGACCGGCCGCGACAGGAAGCCGGGGGCGGGACGGAAGGAACATCGGACACGGACACGGACACGGGCGCGGACACGGGCGCGGACACGGGCGCGGTCGCGGGTGCCGGTCCGGTCGCGGGTCGGGGAGGTGCGCGGTGAAGGAACTGATGGAAGCGGTCCGCAAGGGGCGGGCGCACCAGGTGCCGGGGCTGCTGGAGCCGATGGGCCCGGCGGAGCGCAAGGAGGTGCTCGCCGAGCTGAAGAAGCTCCGGGCCGAACTGCGCGACTGGGACTGGCAGCGGTGGCAGCAGCGGGCGGCTGCCGC is part of the Streptomyces qinzhouensis genome and harbors:
- a CDS encoding PLP-dependent aminotransferase family protein encodes the protein MAPNETGADSPGHPGGERPSEPGPVPPPGGGFAWELLLPAAAAPARRRGRTLQSALRDAVRSGRLAAGTRLPSSRELAADLGVSRGLITEAYEQLTAEGYLRSDRGSGTWVGDAVRPGGTAAPGPVRERPSPVVDFRPGRPDLSLFPRAAWAAAQRTVLGSLPHRALSYPDPRGLPGLRSALAALLTRRRGVVADPDRLVVCAGVTQATTLLGLVLHGHGERAVGVEDPGSPVHGPVFDACGLRMTALPLDGEGLAMEPLRRSGVRTVMTTPSHQFPTGIAYSPRRRTELLDWARSVSGLVVEDDYDGDFRYDRAPVGALQGLDPDRVAYTGSVSKSLAPGLRMGWLLVPGPLVDEVVERKRTIDLGNPALDQAVMAHFVERGDYDRQLRRCQRAYRERRDVLVGALAEHFPGTEVSGIAAGLHIIAGLPRRYGPQDRFVAAARESGVALRTLAEHEMTAAGADSAEGVRLVLGYAHLAPSEIVRGVALLAAGVPGR
- a CDS encoding SWIM zinc finger family protein, translated to MTRSVQALAYARPSALRSGADGSLLGLETSGGLTPAGAEDSPTFFSGFLDSPQTAARGLLAVADVAAARYVRPELRRLLDPVVTGNGDRLRFESFSGCCGVYARLDVLREGLGGAETGRGTTNVDVNDPLRNALSRMTGDSPLHLRVGPGEMAVTTLDGSVVEKKVPLPDRWLRGFAEAQVATAGFDLRAELSAAEAVRFLRSLPRSRSGGSSRGAMWVVPSGRTLRPTSRPVAGAVCLPGPERLEALGRVLRQATALRVYGPAAVDGTPVPTAWELVLPGMRLTLTLSPDAWRGFSGEGGVLESLSEEEAEQDAELLSVLLAWEPEIDPAELADRSGLPVARVRAGLVRLGTSGRVGYDVADAAYFHRELPYDAGRVERHNPRLVAARELLAAGAVAPDPDGVSAAVASGERTYRVRDAGGRLRCTCAWWAEHQGGRGPCKHALAVRMVRRGAAADRPRQEAGGGTEGTSDTDTDTGADTGADTGAVAGAGPVAGRGGAR